From Candidatus Binatia bacterium:
CGGAACGTCGCCTTCACGGGCATCGCCGATCGCGAGCTGCCCCCGGGGAAGGTCCCCGCCGCGATCCCCGTCTGGACCGCGGCCGGGACGGGCGGGCGGATCCGCTGGGAGTCGTTCGCCCTCCCCGGCGTCCTGCGCGGCATCGATCCCGCGCCCGACCTCTTCCATGCGACCTGGAACCACGGCGTGCCCGCGGGACTCCCCTTCCCCTCGCTCCTCTCCCTGCACGACCTGATCCCGTGGCGCGCGCCGCGCTACGTCCCCTGGCCCCGGCCCGCGTGGCTGCATCGCGCGCTCTACCGCCGGGCCGTGCGAACCTCCGCCGGCGCCGCGGCGCGCATCGTCACGCTGAGCGAGGCGAGCCGGCGCGACATCGAGTCCGCGCTGCCCGAGACGCGCGCGAAGATCGAGGTGGTCCCCTGCGCCGTGCCGCGCGGCTTCTCCGCTCCGCCTCCCGAGGCGGTGGCCGCGCAGCACGCGCGCTTCGGCGGACCCTACTGGCTGTATCTCGGCGGGTTCGATCCCCGCAAGGGGGTGGACACCCTTCTCGACGCACTGCTTTCGCTCGAGGCGGGAGGCGAAGCTCTCCCCCCGGTCGTGCTCGCGGGCGCCCTGCGCGGCGACGCGCGCGCGCTCAAGGGCCGCGCCGCGCCGCTGGGCGCCCGGATCCACTTTCCCGGCTTCGTCCCCGACGCCGACCTGCCCGCGCTCTACGCCGGCGCGGCGCTCTTCCTCTACCCGTCGCGCGCCGAGGGGTTCGGCATCCCGCCGCTCCTCGCCATGGCCTCGGGCGTCCCGGTCGTGGCGGCCGACTCCGGCGCGGTCACCGAGACGCTGGGGGGGGCCGGCATCGTCGTGCCCCCGGGCGACGCCGCGGCGCTCGCGGCGGCGCTCCGGGCCATCCTTCGCGATCCGGATCCGCTCAGCGACCTTCGCGCGCGCGGACGCGCACGCGCCGCCGCGTTCACCGTGGACGCGCTGGCCTCGCGAATGCGAGCGGCGTACGAGCGCGCGGCGTCCCGCCCATGAGGATGGCGGTGAAGTCGCGAAATCCCAGCAAGAGCGCCCCCGCGCTGGCCCGGTCGCCCGCCACGAGCGCGCGCGCGAAGAGGACGGCGGTCCACCCCGCGTAGGCGAGCCAGGCGAGCGGCCGCTCCCAGAGGGCCGCGTGGCGGGAGAGATAGAGCGCGCCGCTCCGAAGCCGGAAGTAGGCCTTGAGCGGCGTGAGGCCGCCCCCGCTGGTGACCGACACGTGGTGCCACCCGCGCGCGGCGGGCTCGTACCAGAGCACGAAGCCCGCCTTCCGCGCGCGCGCCGACCAGTCGACGTCCTCGACGTAGATCACGTACGACTCGTCCAGGAGGCCGGTCCGCTCGAGCGCGCTGCGCGAGAGGAGCGCGGCCGCGCCGGAGACGTAATCCACGGGACGCGGTCCGTCCCCCGATCCGATCAGGGCGTCGTCCTTCTTCCCCAGCCCGCGATGGCGGATCAGGGCGAAGCCGCGCGACACGATGCCGCCCGCGAACCAGACCCGGTCGGCAGGCTCGAAGGTGAAGAGCTTGGGACTGACCGCGCCGCGCCGCGGGTCGGCCTCGAGGGCCGCGGCCATCGCGCCCAGGGCGCCCCGCTCCAGGACGAGATCGTTGTTCACGAGGAGCACCGACGCGGCGCCCCCCTCGAGCGCGAGCGCCAGCCCCGCGTTCACGCCTCCCGCAAACCAGCGGTTCTCCCCCAGGGCGAGGATGTCGACCTGGGGAAACTCCGCGCGCGCGCGATCGGGGGTGCCGTCGGGAGAGCCGTTGTCCACGAGCAGGACGCGGTCGGCGGGCGGGTCGAGGGCGAGCAGCGCGCGCAGGCACTCGCGGGTGTACTCGTACTCGCCGAAGGCGAGAACGACGGCCCAGACCGGGCGCGCGCCGCTCACCGGCACGCCGACCCCAGCTCGATCAGCGCCTCGACCAGCG
This genomic window contains:
- a CDS encoding glycosyltransferase family 2 protein → MSGARPVWAVVLAFGEYEYTRECLRALLALDPPADRVLLVDNGSPDGTPDRARAEFPQVDILALGENRWFAGGVNAGLALALEGGAASVLLVNNDLVLERGALGAMAAALEADPRRGAVSPKLFTFEPADRVWFAGGIVSRGFALIRHRGLGKKDDALIGSGDGPRPVDYVSGAAALLSRSALERTGLLDESYVIYVEDVDWSARARKAGFVLWYEPAARGWHHVSVTSGGGLTPLKAYFRLRSGALYLSRHAALWERPLAWLAYAGWTAVLFARALVAGDRASAGALLLGFRDFTAILMGGTPRARTPLAFARPARPR
- a CDS encoding glycosyltransferase family 1 protein, translating into MNRPLRVAIDLRPLALDSGGGVGLLIAQIVEELAGRNVAFTGIADRELPPGKVPAAIPVWTAAGTGGRIRWESFALPGVLRGIDPAPDLFHATWNHGVPAGLPFPSLLSLHDLIPWRAPRYVPWPRPAWLHRALYRRAVRTSAGAAARIVTLSEASRRDIESALPETRAKIEVVPCAVPRGFSAPPPEAVAAQHARFGGPYWLYLGGFDPRKGVDTLLDALLSLEAGGEALPPVVLAGALRGDARALKGRAAPLGARIHFPGFVPDADLPALYAGAALFLYPSRAEGFGIPPLLAMASGVPVVAADSGAVTETLGGAGIVVPPGDAAALAAALRAILRDPDPLSDLRARGRARAAAFTVDALASRMRAAYERAASRP